In Gordonia iterans, the following proteins share a genomic window:
- a CDS encoding MCE family protein encodes MRGVWSPLIKLIVFAVVTILATTVLALLIANAGASGKNSYKAIFTDAAMLNPGDDVRIAGVRVGQVQSVNIVEQNRAEVAFDVNRSTLPKSTRIYIRYRNLAGLRYVALEKGPGDAAETVGPGYTFRYHEDRKVSSTFPAVNLTELFNGFRPLFKQITPDDMNKLAETVIAVFQQGDGVDMGATIGSLINQTAELTNTIADKDKVIGEMITNLTKVLDTVNKNDDQLTDLLVNTEKLVTGLAAQRGSVGSAISSVSNLTSLTGSILSQTRPSIQASLAGLKATSDKINARQGDVEDVLKNLPVKLEKLGRSATFGSWFQFYLCGLDITAGNGKSRLLSQPLVPLPDINHVLYTSMATRCWADGKINGEG; translated from the coding sequence CGGTGCTGGCGCTGTTGATCGCCAATGCGGGCGCGTCGGGCAAGAACAGCTACAAGGCGATCTTCACCGACGCCGCCATGCTGAACCCCGGAGACGACGTCCGGATCGCCGGCGTGCGCGTCGGTCAGGTCCAGAGCGTGAACATCGTCGAACAGAACCGCGCCGAAGTGGCGTTCGACGTCAACCGCAGCACGCTGCCCAAGAGCACCCGGATCTACATCCGGTACCGCAACCTGGCCGGTCTGCGGTACGTGGCACTGGAGAAGGGGCCCGGCGACGCCGCCGAGACGGTCGGCCCGGGCTACACGTTCCGGTACCACGAGGACCGCAAGGTGAGCAGCACGTTCCCCGCGGTGAACCTCACAGAGCTGTTCAACGGCTTCCGGCCGCTGTTCAAGCAGATCACCCCCGACGACATGAACAAGCTCGCCGAGACGGTGATCGCCGTGTTCCAGCAGGGCGACGGCGTCGACATGGGCGCCACCATCGGCTCGCTGATCAATCAGACCGCCGAACTGACCAACACCATCGCCGACAAGGACAAGGTGATCGGCGAGATGATCACCAACCTCACCAAGGTGCTGGACACGGTGAACAAGAACGACGACCAGCTGACCGATCTGCTGGTGAACACCGAGAAGCTGGTGACCGGCCTGGCCGCTCAGCGCGGTTCGGTGGGCTCGGCGATCAGCTCGGTGTCGAACCTGACCTCGCTCACCGGCTCCATCCTGAGTCAGACCCGCCCGTCGATCCAGGCCTCGCTGGCCGGTCTCAAGGCCACCAGCGACAAGATCAACGCGCGGCAGGGCGACGTGGAGGACGTGCTGAAGAACCTCCCGGTCAAGCTGGAGAAGCTGGGCCGCTCGGCCACCTTCGGTTCGTGGTTCCAGTTCTACCTGTGCGGCCTGGACATCACCGCGGGCAACGGGAAGTCGAGGCTGCTGAGCCAGCCGCTGGTGCCGCTGCCGGACATCAACCACGTCCTCTACACCAGCATGGCCACACGCTGCTGGGC